The genomic segment tgtcaaaacatcaatctttgtgagacagagtcataaaagatttgtatatttaccgtatatatatatatatttgtttatcttcaacaaagtcataaaagaaaagacacaatccatagaattttaattaaaaaataatgaatttagTGTATGTGTCAAATGATGGTTGCTGTGATGATTATGTAAATTAgtcctgggcattcgggttttGGAACCCGCTCGGAtttgggtttttggattttcaaGTATTCGGGTTTAGACATATAAAACCCATTCAGGGTCTTTTATACATTTAGAACCCATTCGAATTTACACCAATGAACTAAAACTCCCAACATCAAACCATAAACTCCCTATAAAGTAGCAAACAAGTGATTGACAGCAATAAGTGGTCTTACTACTACTATTAATTCTCTCcttacacatttttttctaCCGTAACAACTATTTTTACTTATATcttaaaatagaaaagtaaattctttataaatatttcacaaaacaaaatattccataaaacaaaaacaaaaagaaaaaacaatacgATCAAAATGGCAAAAGAAGCCAAAAATGTTAGTTTTATCATATTTGTGATGATCATCATCGTATTGATTTCAACaagtaataaacattttaagaTATGAATCTCGGATTTcgatcattttattttattttaattgtttgtctacacttggattttgaattttgattaaacaatctaaaccaaacaattaactaacgatttttttttaaatggatggtttttgttttgaaatttattcAGCAACTGGCTTGGAGCCTAACCCAAAAAGAATTCTTAACTCAGCAACTAGATTCAAACCCGACCCAAAAAGAATTCGAAATGTATGTCCCATAAGACGAAGCAAGACTCAAACATCTAAGACATGCAGTGCACCACATGGCGACTCATTATGCAATAAAACTTGTCATTCTGAAGGTTTGATATTCGGAAGATGTTATGGAAAAACCGCAACAAAGATATGCGAGTGCACCGGTTGTGTAGGCATATTTCCACCTAGAATCTAAAATATGTTTTCGAATATTATTGAATAACTAATAATactatttgattattgaatgAATGATGAAATAATTGCTAAGTTGATTACTCATTACTGTTTGTTGGGTTCTATGGCCAATCATTTCCTTCACATATTATttaactatgtatatatatatatatatatattacttatacTGTAtgattaatttacatttttgaaatatttctaattaattaagaatgGCAGTTTTGGAGAATAATAACCATTTTTTTATGTCATCACTGGAAACCCAAAACATAGCATTAGATGAAAGAACCAAAATAGAGcatcaagaatatatatatatatNatatatatatatatatatatatatatatatatatatatatatatatttatttcaagaAAGTCATAAAAGTAGACACAATCCATAAAAATTCAATTAgaaagttagagagagagagatagataaaaagaaaaaaaaagaagaagagtataagaaTACCATTAGCAGCTGcaagcttctttcttctcatccaGAAACAAAGAATGATGAAACTTAAAACAAGTAACAAACATCCTCCTACCGTTAATCCAATGATCGTTTTCTTATTCGCTTTTCTCTTTTCCCCTGAACAAACAAGTCTTGTCAAAATTTTATCCCAAGATAATAGGATAATaacaaaacttaattatatatagagattttgGATCCGAACTAACCTGCTAGCTTGACATACAAATCTTGACCCTCCCGGCTGTAATTCCGAAGATCAAACAAGTCACCGGTCCAAGTCACACAACCCTGGCTACCATTGCGCAAGTCCGTATTAGCAAACGCCGTGCAATAACAATTCGTAAGACACCTTTCCCTACATTCCTCTATCCCCATTGTAGTGTCCACAAGAATCGTTTCAGTAGCTTCTGGCAACTTCATTTTCCTAAGCTGCATAAATTCCGGTTTGAGTTTGAGATCACAACTCATCTGAGACTTCCTTACACATCTATCTTTCCAGTTTGCCAAGCTCCATCGATTACCCTGGTGGAACCCTGGGATACAGTCACAACCTATCtctgtgttgttgttgacaATATTACAGTAGCTGTTTTTCCCACACGCATCGTAAGCATCACAGACATCCGTTGGGAAAGACTGTACAATATTCCATTCTCCTGTCCACTCCCACAGCGTAAATGGACCACTGTACTCCACTCTCAATAGCTTGATAGAGCTGAAATTTGCTGTACTGATACCCAAACTGTGGGTGATTTCGTCGTCAGTCTCTGTTATGTGGACTAGTTTTCTGTAGCTCGGGCCCGAACGGTATTTAAATTCTTGCATA from the Camelina sativa cultivar DH55 chromosome 12, Cs, whole genome shotgun sequence genome contains:
- the LOC104733092 gene encoding receptor-like serine/threonine-protein kinase SD1-8, which gives rise to MMKRRSVPHGNAFLLYFIQLFSLIPSIASYDSTLSQARVLLPMRITEKEIIVSPGDVFELGFFKPAKRFQERDRWYLGIWYKRXASFAILIGVYGLMLGVLVHWCKFEWVLNREKXGWDRRTNITRALRSWKSLDDPASGSYVYKIEISKLSQGLLFNDDMQEFKYRSGPSYRKLVHITETDDEITHSLGISTANFSSIKLLRVEYSGPFTLWEWTGEWNIVQSFPTDVCDAYDACGKNSYCNIVNNNTEIGCDCIPGFHQGNRWSLANWKDRCVRKSQMSCDLKLKPEFMQLRKMKLPEATETILVDTTMGIEECRERCLTNCYCTAFANTDLRNGSQGCVTWTGDLFDLRNYSREGQDLYVKLAG